One Gordonia sp. SID5947 genomic region harbors:
- a CDS encoding ubiquitin-like protein Pup, translating to MAQEQTKRGGGDDDDDIGSDGGAGQERREKLAEDTDDLLDEIDDVLEENAEDFVRAYVQKGGQ from the coding sequence ATGGCGCAGGAACAGACCAAGCGCGGTGGCGGCGACGACGATGATGACATCGGTTCGGACGGCGGAGCCGGCCAGGAACGCCGCGAGAAGCTTGCCGAGGACACCGACGACCTGCTCGACGAGATCGACGACGTGCTCGAGGAGAACGCGGAAGACTTCGTGCGTGCCTACGTGCAGAAGGGCGGCCAGTGA
- the dop gene encoding depupylase/deamidase Dop, whose protein sequence is MQRIIGTEVEYGISAPGDPTANPIMTSTQAVLAYAAAAGVPRAKRTRWDYEVESPLRDARGFDLGRGAGPAPIIDADEIGAANMILTNGARLYVDHAHPEYSAPEVTDPMDAVIWDKAGERVMEAAARHVASVPGAPRLQLYKNNIDGKGASYGTHENYLMNRDTPFTAVIAGLTTFFASRQVITGSGRVGIGQSGDEAGYQLSQRSDYIEVEVGLETTLKRGIINTRDEPHADPERYRRLHVIIGDANLAETATYLKVGTTALVLDLIEAGVDFSDIELARPVQAVHTISHDPTLAATVALTDGRELTALALQREYLERCMKFHETERSDDTRAAHVLETWADVLDRLERDPMECADILDWPAKLRILEGFRQREGLGWSAPRLQLIDLQYSDVRLDKGLYNRLVARGSMKRLVDENDVLRAINQPPENTRAYFRGECLRRFGAEIAAASWDSVIFDLGGDSLVRIPTLEPLRGSRAHVGELLDSVNSAAELVDQLTTTA, encoded by the coding sequence ATGCAGCGAATCATCGGCACCGAGGTCGAGTACGGGATCTCCGCTCCCGGCGACCCGACCGCGAACCCGATCATGACCTCCACGCAGGCAGTCCTGGCGTATGCCGCGGCCGCCGGTGTGCCGCGTGCCAAGCGCACACGCTGGGATTACGAGGTGGAGTCGCCACTTCGCGATGCCCGCGGATTCGACCTCGGTCGGGGCGCGGGGCCGGCCCCCATCATCGATGCCGACGAGATCGGCGCGGCGAACATGATCCTGACCAACGGTGCCCGGCTCTACGTCGACCACGCGCACCCTGAGTACTCGGCTCCCGAGGTCACCGACCCGATGGATGCGGTCATCTGGGACAAGGCCGGGGAGCGGGTCATGGAGGCGGCCGCCCGGCATGTCGCCAGCGTCCCGGGTGCGCCCCGTCTGCAGCTCTACAAGAACAACATCGACGGTAAGGGCGCGTCCTACGGCACCCACGAGAACTACCTGATGAACCGGGACACCCCGTTCACCGCGGTCATCGCCGGTCTCACCACCTTCTTCGCGTCCCGCCAGGTGATCACCGGTTCGGGCCGGGTCGGCATCGGCCAGTCCGGCGACGAAGCCGGCTACCAGCTGTCGCAGCGTTCGGACTACATCGAGGTGGAGGTCGGACTCGAGACCACCCTCAAGCGCGGCATCATCAACACCCGTGACGAGCCCCATGCCGATCCGGAACGGTACCGCCGACTGCACGTGATCATCGGCGACGCGAACCTGGCCGAGACCGCGACCTACCTCAAGGTGGGGACCACCGCCCTGGTGCTGGACCTGATCGAGGCGGGAGTCGACTTCTCCGACATCGAACTGGCCCGGCCGGTCCAGGCCGTGCACACCATCAGTCACGACCCGACGCTGGCAGCGACGGTCGCCCTCACCGATGGACGGGAACTGACCGCGCTCGCGTTGCAGCGCGAGTACCTCGAGCGGTGCATGAAGTTCCACGAGACCGAACGCAGCGACGACACCCGGGCGGCACACGTACTCGAGACCTGGGCCGACGTCCTGGATCGGCTCGAACGCGATCCGATGGAGTGTGCCGACATCCTCGATTGGCCTGCCAAGCTGCGCATCCTGGAGGGATTCCGCCAGCGCGAGGGTCTGGGATGGTCGGCGCCGCGACTGCAGCTGATCGACCTCCAGTACTCGGATGTCCGGTTGGACAAGGGGCTCTACAACCGGCTCGTGGCGCGCGGATCGATGAAGCGCCTCGTCGACGAGAACGACGTGCTGCGGGCGATCAACCAACCCCCGGAGAACACCCGCGCGTACTTCCGCGGCGAGTGTCTGCGGCGGTTCGGCGCGGAGATCGCGGCGGCGAGCTGGGATTCGGTGATCTTCGACCTCGGTGGCGACTCGCTGGTCCGGATCCCCACCCTCGAGCCGCTGCGGGGCAGTCGCGCGCATGTGGGGGAGCTCCTGGATTCGGTGAATTCCGCCGCGGAACTCGTCGACCAGCTGACGACGACCGCCTGA
- the glgP gene encoding alpha-glucan family phosphorylase: MKAFRRFTVRVPLPAELTDLTDLAHNLRWAWHSPTQDLFAAIDPALWHETADPLRLLAEVDPDRIAELSRDHAFLDRLATAREDLERYVARPRWFGDYVAGLDSEAVAPQSIAYFSMEFGISEVLPIYSGGLGILAGDHLKAASDLGLPLIGVGLFYRSGYFHQSLTDDGWQVERYPVNDPTSLPLRILADEGGPVIVTISMPGGRTLDAQVWVATVGRIPLLLLDSDLPANDEELRNVTDRLYGGDQDHRIKQEILLGIGGVRAVREYVRITGHAVPTVFHMNEGHAGFLGVERIREMCTAPDPLDFDTAEAVVRASNVFTTHTPVPAGIDRFPLDMVRYYLDADETGNSRLVPGLSVATVLDLGDEADPGVFNMAHMGFRLGQRSNGVSQLHGAVSREMFADLWPGFDAGEVPIGAVTNGVHGPTWTARRWQELAAGDGHAAVVGDLPADEIWEIRSTLRARLVDEVRRRAHTSGRERGFTDAELGWTSDIFDPAALTIGFARRAATYKRLTLMLRDPERLRRILTDPDRPVQLVVAGKAHPADNGAKALIQQVVRFTDDPALRDRIVFLPDYDISMAREIYSGCDVWLNNPVRPMEACGTSGMKSAMNGGLNLSILDGWWDEMADGENGWAIPSAEGVSDEHRRDDLEAEALYALLEETVIPMFYNRSTTGVPERWVEMVRHTLNRLGPRVQASRMVRDYTTALYGPAATQFASICADDFAPARDLADYRHLLDQSWPAVQVAGIDEAGTGDSLAEDSPQRVSLTLTAHVALGELTADRVRVQALVGRVTDEGEILDPVIAEMSPAPGADPSGRTLFVATVRPARSGRHGYTARVLPRHPQLSDDAELGLVRYPVGTAADAGPGHPAPHVPG, from the coding sequence GTGAAAGCCTTCCGCCGGTTCACCGTTCGGGTGCCGCTACCAGCCGAGCTCACCGACCTCACCGACCTCGCCCACAATCTCCGCTGGGCGTGGCACTCCCCGACCCAGGATCTGTTCGCCGCGATCGACCCGGCGCTGTGGCACGAGACGGCGGACCCGCTACGTCTGCTCGCCGAGGTCGACCCCGACCGCATCGCCGAACTGTCCCGGGACCACGCCTTCCTCGACCGGCTCGCGACCGCACGTGAGGATCTCGAACGCTACGTCGCGCGGCCTCGGTGGTTCGGCGACTACGTCGCCGGACTCGACTCGGAAGCCGTTGCACCGCAGTCCATTGCGTACTTCTCGATGGAGTTCGGGATCTCCGAGGTGCTGCCGATCTACTCGGGTGGGCTCGGCATCCTCGCCGGCGATCATCTCAAGGCCGCCTCCGACCTCGGGCTGCCGTTGATCGGTGTCGGCCTGTTCTACCGGTCGGGTTATTTCCACCAGAGTCTGACCGACGACGGCTGGCAGGTCGAACGCTATCCGGTCAACGACCCGACCTCGCTGCCGCTGCGGATCCTCGCCGACGAGGGCGGTCCGGTGATCGTGACGATCTCGATGCCGGGCGGCCGGACGCTCGACGCCCAGGTGTGGGTGGCGACGGTCGGGCGGATCCCGCTGTTGCTGCTCGACTCCGATCTGCCCGCCAACGACGAGGAGCTGCGCAACGTCACCGACCGGCTCTACGGCGGGGACCAGGACCACCGGATCAAACAGGAGATACTGCTCGGCATCGGGGGTGTGCGTGCGGTGCGGGAGTACGTCCGGATCACCGGGCATGCGGTCCCGACCGTCTTCCACATGAACGAGGGCCACGCCGGGTTCCTCGGTGTCGAACGAATCCGTGAGATGTGTACCGCTCCCGATCCCCTTGATTTCGACACCGCGGAGGCCGTGGTCCGGGCGTCGAATGTCTTCACGACCCACACCCCGGTCCCGGCGGGCATCGACAGATTTCCACTCGACATGGTGCGCTACTACCTCGACGCGGACGAGACCGGGAACTCCCGATTGGTCCCCGGCCTGTCTGTGGCCACCGTGCTCGACCTCGGTGACGAGGCGGATCCGGGCGTCTTCAACATGGCGCACATGGGCTTTCGGCTCGGACAGCGCAGCAATGGCGTATCGCAGTTGCACGGTGCGGTGAGCCGTGAGATGTTCGCCGATCTGTGGCCCGGGTTCGACGCGGGCGAGGTCCCCATCGGCGCCGTCACCAACGGGGTGCACGGGCCGACGTGGACGGCGCGGCGCTGGCAGGAACTCGCCGCGGGCGACGGCCACGCCGCTGTCGTCGGCGACCTGCCTGCCGACGAGATCTGGGAAATCCGTTCCACCCTGCGGGCCCGACTGGTCGACGAGGTGCGTCGTCGAGCACACACCAGCGGACGCGAGCGTGGGTTCACCGACGCCGAACTGGGGTGGACGTCCGACATCTTCGATCCGGCCGCGTTGACCATCGGCTTCGCCCGCCGTGCGGCCACCTACAAGCGACTCACCCTGATGCTGCGCGACCCCGAACGGCTGCGACGGATCCTCACCGACCCGGACCGGCCGGTGCAGCTGGTCGTCGCGGGCAAGGCGCACCCGGCCGACAACGGTGCCAAGGCTCTCATCCAGCAGGTGGTCCGATTCACCGACGACCCGGCGCTCCGGGATCGGATCGTGTTCCTGCCGGACTACGACATCTCGATGGCCCGCGAGATCTACTCCGGGTGCGACGTCTGGTTGAACAACCCGGTTCGCCCGATGGAGGCCTGCGGGACGTCCGGGATGAAGTCCGCCATGAACGGCGGCCTGAATCTGTCCATCCTCGACGGTTGGTGGGATGAGATGGCCGACGGTGAGAACGGCTGGGCCATCCCGTCGGCGGAGGGGGTCTCCGACGAGCACCGTCGCGACGACCTCGAGGCGGAGGCTCTCTATGCGCTGCTCGAGGAGACCGTGATCCCGATGTTCTACAACCGGTCGACCACCGGTGTGCCGGAGCGCTGGGTGGAGATGGTCCGCCACACGCTGAATCGACTCGGACCCCGGGTGCAGGCGTCGCGAATGGTCCGCGACTACACGACTGCCCTCTATGGCCCGGCGGCCACCCAGTTCGCCTCCATCTGCGCCGACGATTTCGCGCCGGCGCGTGACCTCGCCGACTACCGGCACCTGCTCGATCAGAGCTGGCCTGCGGTGCAGGTCGCCGGCATCGACGAAGCGGGCACGGGCGATTCACTCGCCGAGGACAGCCCGCAGCGGGTGAGCCTCACGCTCACCGCCCATGTCGCCCTGGGAGAGCTGACCGCGGACCGGGTCAGGGTCCAGGCGCTGGTCGGTCGGGTGACCGACGAGGGCGAGATCCTGGACCCGGTGATCGCCGAGATGTCGCCGGCGCCCGGAGCCGACCCATCGGGACGGACGCTGTTCGTCGCGACGGTGCGCCCCGCGCGCTCCGGTCGCCACGGCTACACGGCGCGGGTCCTGCCCCGGCATCCACAACTCTCCGACGACGCCGAACTCGGGCTGGTGCGCTACCCCGTCGGGACGGCCGCAGACGCGGGACCCGGCCACCCGGCGCCCCACGTGCCGGGCTGA
- the arc gene encoding proteasome ATPase codes for MTESDRQGASGADRLGSSGAHDDGSDRDDSVQMPDEGFVPAYTSPVVRSDSQRSSFGRPADPKDLQERVDNLTARNAKLLDTLKEARQQLVALREEVDRLGQPPSGYGVLLDIHPDSTVDVFTSGRKMRLTCSPNIDIDALSKGQTLRLNEALTIVEACEFDSVGEISTLREILGDGSRALVVGHADEERVVWLAEPLMGEVDGEDGKRRKLRPGDSLLIDTKAGFAFERVPKAEVEDLVLEEVPDVGYEDIGGLGRQIEQIRDAVELPFLHKDLFRDYALRPPKGVLLYGPPGCGKTLIAKAVANSLAKKIAQVRGDDAKEAKSYFLNIKGPELLNKFVGETERHIRLIFQRAREKASEGTPVIVFFDEMDSIFRTRGSGVSSDVETTVVPQLLSEIDGVEGLENVIVIGASNREDMIDPAILRPGRLDVKIKIERPDAESAMDIFSKYLTEQLPVHADDLNEFGGDRTACVNAMIERVVERMYAESDDNRFLEVTYANGDKEIMYFKDFNSGAMIQNVVDRSKKYAIKSQLDTGAPGLRVQHLFDSILDEFAENEDLPNTTNPDDWARISGKKGERIVYIRTLVTGKSAGASRAIDTETNTGQYL; via the coding sequence ATGACCGAATCTGACCGCCAGGGCGCCAGTGGCGCCGACCGCCTCGGGTCCTCGGGTGCGCACGACGACGGATCCGACCGCGACGATTCCGTCCAGATGCCCGACGAGGGATTCGTCCCCGCGTACACCTCACCGGTGGTGCGTTCCGACTCGCAGCGGTCGTCTTTCGGGCGGCCCGCCGACCCCAAGGATCTGCAGGAACGAGTCGACAACCTCACCGCGCGCAACGCGAAGCTGCTCGACACCCTCAAAGAGGCCCGTCAGCAGCTCGTCGCCCTCCGCGAGGAGGTCGACCGGCTCGGACAGCCGCCCAGCGGCTACGGCGTGCTCCTCGACATCCACCCCGACAGCACGGTCGACGTCTTCACCTCCGGGCGCAAGATGCGTCTCACCTGCTCACCGAATATCGACATCGACGCACTCAGCAAGGGTCAGACCTTGCGGCTGAACGAGGCGCTGACCATCGTCGAGGCATGTGAGTTCGATTCCGTCGGCGAGATCAGCACCTTGCGCGAGATCCTCGGCGACGGAAGTCGTGCGCTCGTGGTGGGCCACGCCGACGAAGAACGCGTCGTCTGGCTGGCCGAACCACTGATGGGTGAGGTCGACGGGGAGGACGGCAAACGCCGGAAGCTGCGCCCGGGCGACTCGTTGCTGATCGACACAAAGGCCGGCTTCGCGTTCGAGCGCGTCCCGAAGGCCGAGGTGGAGGATCTCGTCCTCGAAGAGGTCCCCGACGTCGGGTACGAGGACATCGGTGGTCTCGGCCGACAGATCGAGCAGATCCGCGACGCCGTGGAACTGCCGTTCCTGCACAAGGATCTGTTCCGCGACTACGCATTGCGTCCGCCGAAGGGTGTCCTGCTCTACGGTCCGCCCGGATGCGGAAAGACACTGATCGCCAAGGCGGTCGCCAACTCGCTGGCCAAGAAGATCGCCCAGGTTCGCGGTGACGACGCGAAGGAAGCGAAGTCCTACTTCCTGAACATCAAGGGCCCCGAGCTACTGAACAAGTTCGTCGGCGAGACGGAGCGTCATATCCGGCTGATCTTCCAGCGGGCCCGCGAGAAGGCGTCCGAGGGCACCCCGGTGATCGTCTTCTTCGACGAGATGGATTCGATCTTCCGAACCCGTGGCTCCGGCGTCTCCTCGGACGTCGAGACCACCGTCGTGCCGCAGTTGCTCAGCGAGATCGACGGCGTCGAGGGCCTCGAGAACGTCATCGTGATCGGCGCGTCGAACCGCGAGGACATGATCGACCCCGCGATCCTGCGACCGGGTCGACTCGACGTGAAGATCAAGATCGAACGTCCGGACGCCGAGTCGGCGATGGACATCTTCTCCAAGTACCTGACCGAGCAGCTACCGGTCCACGCCGACGATCTCAACGAGTTCGGCGGAGATCGCACTGCGTGTGTCAACGCGATGATCGAGCGGGTCGTGGAACGGATGTACGCCGAGAGCGACGACAACCGGTTCCTCGAGGTCACCTACGCCAACGGCGACAAGGAGATCATGTACTTCAAGGACTTCAACTCCGGCGCCATGATCCAGAACGTCGTCGACCGGTCCAAGAAGTACGCCATCAAGTCGCAGCTCGACACCGGTGCGCCAGGTCTTCGGGTGCAGCACCTGTTCGACTCGATCCTCGACGAGTTCGCCGAGAACGAGGACCTGCCGAACACCACCAACCCGGATGACTGGGCCCGGATATCGGGCAAGAAGGGCGAGCGGATCGTCTACATCCGCACGCTGGTCACCGGCAAGAGCGCAGGTGCGAGCCGCGCGATCGACACCGAGACCAACACCGGCCAGTACCTGTAG
- a CDS encoding tRNA (adenine-N1)-methyltransferase: MPTSGPFVVGDRVQLTDAKGRKFTVNLETGKLFHTHRGAIAHDDLIGSPEGSIVSATSGTQYLALRPLLVDYVLSMPRGAQVIYPKDAAQIVTEGDIFPGARVLEAGAGSGALTCSLLRAVGPEGSVTSYEIRDDHAEHAVRNVETFFAGRPPNWDLVIDDLAHLDTSEVSANGCFDRVVLDMLAPWEPLDVVRDAMTPGGVLIVYVATVTQLSRVMEAIREQECWTEPRAWESLVRDWSAVGLAVRPEHKMQGHTAFLITTRRLADGVTTLRPQRRPSRG, encoded by the coding sequence ATGCCGACATCCGGCCCCTTCGTCGTAGGTGATCGCGTACAGCTCACCGATGCCAAGGGACGCAAGTTCACCGTGAACCTCGAGACGGGCAAACTCTTCCACACCCATCGTGGCGCGATCGCCCACGACGATCTGATCGGCTCGCCCGAAGGCAGCATCGTATCGGCGACCAGTGGTACGCAGTACCTCGCCTTGCGGCCGCTGCTGGTGGACTACGTGCTCTCCATGCCACGCGGCGCACAGGTCATCTATCCGAAGGACGCGGCGCAGATCGTCACCGAGGGCGACATCTTCCCCGGCGCCCGGGTCTTGGAGGCGGGCGCGGGTTCCGGCGCGCTGACCTGTTCGTTGCTGCGTGCCGTCGGTCCAGAGGGCTCGGTCACCTCCTATGAGATCCGCGACGACCACGCCGAACATGCCGTCCGCAACGTCGAGACGTTCTTTGCCGGAAGGCCGCCCAACTGGGATCTCGTCATCGACGACCTGGCCCACCTGGACACCTCCGAGGTATCCGCGAACGGCTGTTTCGATCGCGTCGTGCTGGACATGCTCGCTCCGTGGGAGCCCCTCGACGTGGTGCGGGACGCGATGACGCCGGGTGGCGTGCTGATCGTCTATGTGGCGACGGTCACGCAGTTGTCGCGCGTGATGGAGGCGATACGTGAGCAGGAGTGCTGGACCGAACCCCGTGCGTGGGAGTCGCTGGTCAGAGACTGGAGCGCAGTCGGGCTCGCAGTGCGTCCCGAACACAAAATGCAAGGACACACGGCGTTTCTGATCACCACGCGTCGTCTCGCCGACGGTGTCACGACCCTGCGGCCGCAGCGTCGGCCATCGCGCGGGTGA
- a CDS encoding thioesterase family protein: MESCYYVPIDSPETLPSHDSATNDPASSGHEYFQPTEATQSVWAATMQHGGPPSGLMMRSLLRCDPHPGQRFTRVTTEILGPIGLGVNRVRAQVVRPGRQISLVSTDLEVRQPDGSFRLAARSVGWRLRTADTSAIAEGPSPLTPVPAELTPVAGVTGNVDLGVDWGTTGFIGSIESATLAGRTGDTPAVWIRPAIPLVGGEEISELESVFSVIDIANGMGTRLRTDEWTWMNTDTTVHLTRTPSGPWVGIDADMVQGPDGYGATFADLYDTDGFIGRSAQTVLLSEL, encoded by the coding sequence GTGGAGAGCTGCTACTACGTGCCGATCGACAGTCCGGAAACTCTGCCGTCCCATGACTCGGCAACGAACGACCCGGCATCCTCTGGTCACGAGTATTTCCAGCCCACCGAGGCGACCCAGAGCGTGTGGGCGGCGACGATGCAGCACGGCGGACCCCCGTCGGGCCTGATGATGCGGTCGCTGCTCCGCTGCGACCCGCACCCGGGTCAGCGGTTCACGCGGGTGACCACCGAGATCCTCGGCCCGATCGGACTGGGGGTGAACCGCGTCCGCGCGCAGGTGGTCCGCCCGGGTCGCCAGATCAGCCTGGTGAGCACGGATCTCGAGGTGCGCCAACCCGACGGCTCGTTCCGCCTCGCCGCCCGATCGGTCGGTTGGCGACTCCGGACGGCCGACACCTCGGCCATCGCCGAGGGCCCGTCCCCGCTCACTCCGGTGCCCGCCGAGTTGACACCGGTAGCGGGCGTGACCGGCAACGTGGATCTGGGAGTTGACTGGGGTACAACAGGTTTCATCGGGTCGATCGAGTCGGCGACGCTCGCCGGACGCACCGGGGACACCCCGGCGGTCTGGATCCGCCCGGCGATCCCGCTGGTCGGTGGCGAGGAGATCTCCGAGCTGGAGTCGGTCTTCAGCGTCATCGACATCGCGAACGGCATGGGCACGCGCCTGCGTACCGACGAGTGGACGTGGATGAACACCGACACGACCGTGCATCTCACCCGGACGCCCAGCGGGCCGTGGGTGGGGATCGACGCCGACATGGTCCAGGGGCCCGACGGGTACGGCGCGACCTTCGCAGACCTCTACGACACCGACGGGTTCATCGGCCGGTCGGCGCAGACGGTGCTCCTTTCGGAGCTCTGA